A genomic segment from bacterium encodes:
- a CDS encoding tyrosine-type recombinase/integrase — protein YVFSQADGSPLRDIKDGWQGALRRAGLRKIRVHDTRHTWATRYMEAGGTVAELMKHGGWSSLRMIERYAHATAAHTYATLDRMSAPSVASHVYGTSDAEDAAERMTKTAISA, from the coding sequence AGTACGTCTTCTCTCAGGCGGACGGCAGTCCCCTGCGCGACATCAAAGACGGCTGGCAAGGGGCGCTCAGGCGCGCCGGTCTTCGGAAGATTCGAGTCCACGACACGCGGCACACCTGGGCAACCCGCTACATGGAGGCCGGCGGCACCGTCGCCGAGCTGATGAAGCACGGCGGATGGTCGAGCTTGCGGATGATAGAGCGGTACGCGCACGCGACCGCGGCGCACACATACGCGACGCTGGACAGGATGTCCGCGCCTTCCGTTGCATCGCACGTTTATGGCACAAGTGACGCCGAAGACGCGGCCGAACGGATGACAAAGACCGCGATAAGTGCATGA